In Pseudomonas nunensis, a single window of DNA contains:
- a CDS encoding methyl-accepting chemotaxis protein, with protein sequence MIGLILLIALLIDTLQRRLARTLTNLAPALSTWAEGDFSQDIQLGKTNRELHDIQASLNRLRAYLVDLVGTIRLNAEQVAGSSRTLAELSNDLHSGAEHQAGDTALIRDSLGELEATIQQVAGDASQAADASRNAGLAVEQGQKVIGLSLTGLHALVGEVQGNAQMIEHLAEESATIGGVLTVIRSIADQTNLLALNAAIEAARAGEMGRGFAVVAEEVRSLAQRTAGATSEIQTLIAGLQTAARQSVEGMRAQVEHAEATANQAQAADGALDKIVGAIQTIADTAVRIADVTAQQSGAVSEIRDHSERIHQLGGDNLLRIGQGREQGENLLVLGGRLHTAVQAFRV encoded by the coding sequence ATGATCGGCCTGATTCTGCTGATCGCGCTGCTGATCGACACCTTGCAACGACGTCTGGCCCGCACCTTGACCAATCTGGCGCCCGCCCTGTCGACTTGGGCCGAGGGCGACTTCAGCCAGGACATTCAACTGGGCAAGACCAACCGCGAATTGCATGACATCCAGGCCTCGCTCAACCGCTTGCGCGCCTATCTGGTGGATCTGGTGGGGACCATTCGCCTCAACGCCGAGCAGGTTGCTGGCAGCAGCCGAACCCTGGCCGAGCTGAGCAACGACCTGCACAGCGGCGCCGAACATCAGGCCGGCGACACGGCGCTGATCCGCGATTCCCTCGGCGAACTGGAAGCCACCATCCAGCAAGTGGCCGGCGATGCGAGCCAGGCTGCTGACGCCAGTCGCAATGCCGGGCTGGCGGTGGAGCAAGGGCAGAAAGTCATCGGCCTGAGCCTCACAGGTTTGCATGCGTTGGTCGGCGAAGTGCAAGGCAACGCGCAGATGATTGAACACCTGGCCGAAGAGTCTGCAACCATCGGCGGCGTGCTGACGGTGATTCGCTCGATTGCCGACCAGACCAACCTGCTGGCGCTGAACGCGGCGATAGAAGCGGCACGCGCCGGGGAGATGGGTCGCGGTTTTGCAGTGGTCGCCGAGGAAGTGCGCTCACTGGCGCAACGCACTGCCGGCGCCACGTCCGAGATCCAGACCTTGATCGCCGGCCTGCAAACTGCCGCGCGGCAATCGGTGGAAGGCATGCGCGCCCAGGTCGAACACGCCGAAGCCACCGCCAACCAGGCGCAAGCGGCAGACGGTGCGCTGGATAAAATCGTCGGGGCAATCCAGACCATTGCCGACACGGCAGTGCGCATCGCCGATGTCACGGCGCAACAGAGCGGCGCGGTGAGTGAAATCCGCGATCACAGCGAGCGGATTCACCAGTTGGGTGGGGATAACTTGCTGAGGATTGGTCAAGGGCGCGAGCAGGGTGAAAATCTTTTGGTGTTGGGTGGAAGACTTCACACAGCTGTTCAAGCCTTCCGCGTCTGA
- a CDS encoding protein-disulfide reductase DsbD produces the protein MRRLLCLLLLVLALPASATGLLDSRPSSTLGSINNSADFLPVREAFQLSLVDSTPQSIKLRFVATEGYYLYRHRFQFRADPADVTLGAAQLPDGEKKHDEYFGDVEVYHGILDVELPRTDQRAFTLAVTYQGCADKGLCYPPETERLSIDGSGAVVSDKVVSTTASWSWRELALFFLAGLGLTFTPCVLPMLPILSGVVLRGQVGGLRGFNLSLAYVLPMAACFALLGALMGMFGAQLNLQARLQSAWVLVPFATFFAVFALAMFGVFELKLPHFISSRLDRIAGRTEGGSLWGAAVLGVVSSLLVSPCVSAPLAGALLYISASGDALGGGLKLFVLGLGMGTPLLLVATGGAAWLPKSGPWLVYVKNAIGVLLLGLAVGLLSRVIPGQITLLLIGLLAGGVGLFMGALEFVYKPPRKRLGQLLGMFLVFYALACWYGAFSGQTDPLNPIGQPRTVVSTEQTQNTSTWQTVSTPADLDRVLAEAKTSGTPLLLDWYADWCISCKVIEHEVLNDAKVVEGLKGYRLIRFDITASNAEQRALLDRYKLFGPPALMFFAKDGAERTDVRVIGEINAKDFAERVAKANDRI, from the coding sequence ATGCGCCGTTTGCTTTGCCTGCTGCTTTTAGTGCTCGCCCTGCCGGCCTCCGCCACCGGGTTGCTGGACAGTCGGCCCAGTTCGACGCTGGGCTCGATCAACAACAGCGCCGACTTCCTGCCGGTACGCGAAGCCTTCCAACTGAGCCTGGTAGACAGCACACCGCAATCGATCAAGCTGCGTTTCGTCGCCACCGAGGGTTATTACCTCTACCGCCACCGCTTCCAGTTTCGCGCCGATCCGGCCGATGTCACGCTGGGCGCTGCGCAACTTCCCGACGGTGAAAAGAAGCACGACGAGTACTTCGGCGACGTCGAGGTTTACCACGGGATCCTCGATGTAGAACTGCCACGCACTGATCAACGCGCATTCACCCTGGCCGTGACTTATCAGGGCTGCGCCGACAAAGGCCTGTGCTATCCGCCGGAAACCGAGCGGTTGAGCATTGATGGCAGCGGTGCGGTGGTCTCCGACAAGGTCGTCAGCACAACCGCGAGCTGGAGCTGGCGCGAACTGGCGCTGTTCTTCCTCGCCGGCCTGGGCCTGACGTTTACCCCGTGTGTGCTGCCGATGCTGCCGATTCTTTCCGGCGTGGTATTGCGCGGCCAGGTCGGCGGGCTGCGGGGGTTCAATTTGTCGTTGGCGTATGTGTTGCCGATGGCCGCGTGTTTCGCCCTGCTCGGTGCGTTGATGGGCATGTTCGGCGCGCAGCTCAATCTTCAGGCGCGGCTGCAATCGGCCTGGGTGCTGGTGCCGTTCGCGACGTTCTTCGCGGTGTTTGCACTGGCGATGTTCGGCGTCTTCGAACTGAAGCTGCCGCACTTCATCAGCAGCCGACTGGACCGAATTGCCGGACGCACCGAAGGCGGCTCACTCTGGGGCGCGGCGGTGCTGGGCGTGGTTTCCAGCCTGCTGGTTTCGCCTTGCGTTTCGGCGCCGCTGGCCGGTGCGTTGCTGTACATCAGCGCCAGCGGCGATGCCTTGGGCGGCGGTTTGAAACTGTTTGTGCTGGGCCTGGGCATGGGCACGCCGCTGTTGCTGGTGGCCACCGGCGGCGCGGCGTGGTTGCCGAAAAGCGGGCCATGGCTGGTTTACGTGAAGAATGCGATTGGCGTGCTGCTGCTGGGGTTGGCGGTGGGTTTGCTCAGTCGAGTGATACCCGGCCAGATCACCTTGTTGTTGATCGGTTTGTTGGCGGGCGGCGTCGGTTTGTTCATGGGCGCGCTGGAGTTCGTCTACAAACCTCCTCGAAAACGCCTCGGGCAATTGCTGGGGATGTTCCTGGTGTTTTATGCCTTGGCCTGTTGGTACGGCGCCTTCAGCGGCCAGACCGATCCGCTTAACCCCATCGGCCAGCCGCGCACTGTCGTTTCTACCGAACAGACGCAAAACACCAGCACCTGGCAAACCGTCAGCACGCCGGCCGACCTCGACCGCGTCCTCGCCGAAGCCAAAACGTCTGGCACCCCGCTGCTGCTGGACTGGTACGCGGACTGGTGCATCAGTTGCAAAGTCATCGAACACGAAGTGCTGAACGACGCCAAAGTCGTCGAAGGCCTCAAGGGTTATCGCCTGATCCGCTTCGACATCACCGCCAGCAACGCCGAGCAACGCGCCTTGCTCGACCGCTATAAATTGTTCGGCCCTCCGGCGCTGATGTTTTTCGCCAAGGACGGCGCCGAACGCACCGATGTGCGAGTCATTGGCGAGATCAATGCAAAAGACTTCGCCGAACGTGTTGCGAAAGCAAATGACCGGATTTAA
- the aroQ gene encoding type II 3-dehydroquinate dehydratase, whose protein sequence is MATLLVLHGPNLNLLGTREPGTYGATTLAQINQDLERRAREAGHHLLHLQSNAEYELIDRIHAARGEGVDFIVINPAAFTHTSVALRDALLAVSIPFIEVHLSNVHKREPFRHHSYFSDIAVGVICGLGASGYRLALEAALEQLERQATA, encoded by the coding sequence ATGGCGACGCTACTGGTTCTGCACGGACCCAACCTGAACTTGCTCGGCACCCGCGAACCGGGCACCTACGGCGCTACGACACTGGCGCAGATCAACCAGGACCTGGAACGCCGTGCCCGCGAAGCCGGCCATCATTTGCTGCACCTGCAAAGCAACGCCGAGTACGAGTTGATCGATCGCATCCACGCCGCTCGCGGCGAAGGTGTGGATTTCATCGTGATCAATCCAGCAGCTTTTACACACACAAGCGTCGCATTACGTGACGCGCTGCTGGCGGTGAGCATCCCATTCATCGAAGTGCATTTGTCTAACGTGCACAAACGCGAACCTTTCCGCCATCACTCTTACTTCTCCGATATAGCGGTGGGAGTGATCTGCGGCCTTGGCGCCAGCGGTTATCGACTGGCCCTGGAGGCCGCACTAGAGCAGCTTGAAAGACAGGCAACGGCTTGA
- the accB gene encoding acetyl-CoA carboxylase biotin carboxyl carrier protein, whose amino-acid sequence MDIRKVKKLIELLEESGIDELEIKEGEESVRISRHSKTPAQQYYAPAPMHAPAPAPVAAAPVAAAAPAAPAAPVLNGTVARSPMVGTFYRKSSPSSPSFVEVGQTVKKGDTLCIVEAMKMMNHIEAETSGVIESILVEDGQPVEYDQPLFTIV is encoded by the coding sequence ATGGATATCCGTAAAGTTAAGAAACTGATCGAATTGCTGGAAGAGTCCGGCATCGACGAGCTCGAGATCAAGGAAGGCGAAGAGTCCGTTCGCATCAGCCGTCACAGCAAGACCCCGGCTCAGCAGTACTACGCACCAGCGCCAATGCACGCTCCGGCCCCGGCACCTGTTGCCGCCGCTCCGGTTGCTGCCGCTGCCCCTGCTGCTCCGGCCGCGCCAGTACTGAACGGCACCGTTGCCCGTTCGCCAATGGTCGGCACCTTCTATCGCAAATCTTCGCCAAGCTCGCCGTCCTTCGTTGAAGTTGGCCAGACCGTGAAGAAAGGCGACACCCTGTGCATCGTTGAAGCGATGAAGATGATGAACCACATCGAAGCTGAAACCAGCGGTGTGATCGAATCCATCCTCGTCGAAGACGGCCAGCCGGTTGAGTACGACCAACCGCTGTTCACCATCGTTTGA
- the accC gene encoding acetyl-CoA carboxylase biotin carboxylase subunit: MTAKLEKVLIANRGEIALRILRACKEMGIKTVAVYSTADKELMHLGLADESVCIGPASAAKSYLHIPAIIAAAEVTGATAIHPGYGFLAENADFAEQVENSGFAFIGPKADTIRLMGDKVSAKHAMIAAGVPTVPGSDGPLPEDEETALRIGREVGYPVIIKAAGGGGGRGMRVVHKEEDLISSAKLTRSEAGAAFGNPMVYLEKFLTNPRHVEVQVLSDGQGHAIHLGDRDCSLQRRHQKVLEEAPAPGIDEKARAEVLARCVKACIDINYRGAGTFEFLYENGAFYFIEMNTRVQVEHPVSEMVTGIDIVKEMLSIAAGNKLSYTQEDVVIRGHALECRINAEDPKTFMPSPGTVKHFHAPGGNGVRVDSHLYSGYAVPPNYDSLIGKLITYGATRDEALARMRNALDEIVVDGIKTNIPLHRDLVRDEGFCKGGINIHYLEHKLANQH, translated from the coding sequence ATGACTGCGAAGTTGGAAAAAGTTCTGATCGCCAACCGCGGTGAGATCGCCCTGCGGATCCTGCGTGCCTGCAAAGAGATGGGCATCAAGACCGTCGCCGTTTATTCCACGGCTGACAAAGAGCTGATGCACCTGGGTCTGGCGGATGAATCCGTCTGCATTGGTCCGGCATCGGCTGCAAAGTCTTACCTGCATATTCCGGCAATCATCGCCGCTGCTGAAGTGACCGGCGCTACCGCCATTCACCCAGGCTACGGTTTCCTCGCGGAAAACGCCGATTTCGCCGAACAGGTCGAAAACTCCGGTTTCGCCTTCATTGGCCCGAAAGCCGACACCATTCGCCTGATGGGCGACAAGGTATCGGCCAAGCACGCCATGATCGCTGCCGGCGTACCGACCGTTCCAGGTTCCGACGGCCCGCTGCCGGAAGACGAAGAAACGGCCCTGCGCATCGGCCGTGAAGTCGGCTACCCGGTGATCATCAAGGCCGCTGGTGGCGGTGGTGGTCGCGGCATGCGCGTTGTGCATAAAGAAGAAGACCTGATCTCCTCGGCCAAACTGACCCGCTCCGAAGCTGGCGCGGCGTTCGGCAACCCGATGGTCTATCTGGAAAAATTCCTGACCAACCCACGTCACGTGGAAGTCCAGGTGCTTTCCGATGGCCAGGGTCACGCGATCCATCTGGGCGACCGCGATTGCTCGCTGCAACGTCGTCACCAGAAAGTTCTCGAAGAAGCGCCGGCACCGGGCATCGACGAGAAGGCTCGTGCTGAAGTCCTCGCTCGCTGCGTCAAGGCGTGCATCGACATCAACTACCGTGGCGCAGGTACTTTCGAGTTCCTGTACGAGAACGGCGCGTTCTATTTCATCGAAATGAACACCCGCGTTCAGGTTGAGCACCCGGTATCGGAAATGGTCACCGGCATCGACATCGTCAAGGAGATGCTCAGCATCGCCGCTGGCAACAAGCTGTCGTACACCCAGGAAGACGTTGTCATCCGCGGTCACGCACTTGAATGCCGGATCAACGCCGAAGACCCGAAAACCTTCATGCCAAGCCCAGGCACGGTCAAGCATTTCCACGCTCCAGGCGGCAACGGCGTTCGCGTCGATTCGCACCTGTACAGTGGCTATGCCGTTCCGCCGAACTACGATTCGTTGATCGGCAAGCTGATCACCTACGGCGCAACCCGTGACGAAGCCCTGGCGCGCATGCGCAATGCGCTGGACGAAATCGTTGTCGACGGGATCAAGACCAACATCCCGCTGCACCGCGACCTGGTCCGCGATGAAGGCTTCTGCAAAGGTGGAATCAACATCCACTACCTGGAACACAAGCTGGCCAACCAGCATTAA
- a CDS encoding Fic family protein, which translates to MSQKLPINLNDLLRQRTVESERIEYKAGWNPDPIIRTLCAFANDFENLGGGYVVIGQDCDANGQPIFPPSGLADQVLDKIQLELLAACQSIQPAYFPVLSVEEIEGHKLIVLWAPGGQNRPYKAPAAVTARHRSLHCYIRRYSSTVEAKGEIEQELLSLTAKVPFDDRFHQGARVNDLSKPLMKNFLQEIGSALAEDADNLSIEALGRQMNVVGGPTESPWPKNVGLMFFSDTPERFFAGTQIDVLWFPEGAGGDRFDEKIFKGPVATITREALAYIQRNYLRETVIKHSDRAEASRVWNFPFPAVEEALVNAVYHRSYEEREPIEVRISQDELVILSFPGPDRSIHLEDLRAGRAVSRRYRNRRIGEFLKELDLTEGRSTGIPKILKVMAANGSPAPIFETDDERISYVVRLQAHPQSQSTEAMTMEVTMEVTMEVAALLQVMEGDMSRQELQTAMSLKNADHFRKAYILPAIAAGALEMTHPGQPNSRLQRYRLTSKGLQWLKANDTKM; encoded by the coding sequence ATGTCTCAAAAACTCCCGATCAATCTCAACGATTTGCTGCGCCAGCGAACAGTCGAGAGTGAGCGAATCGAATACAAAGCGGGCTGGAACCCTGACCCGATCATTCGCACGCTTTGCGCTTTCGCCAATGACTTTGAAAATCTGGGCGGCGGGTACGTGGTAATTGGGCAAGACTGCGATGCCAACGGCCAGCCGATCTTCCCTCCTTCGGGGCTTGCCGATCAGGTGCTCGACAAGATTCAGCTTGAATTACTGGCTGCATGCCAATCAATTCAACCCGCCTACTTTCCGGTGCTTAGCGTAGAAGAGATCGAGGGTCACAAGTTAATCGTGCTGTGGGCGCCGGGAGGGCAAAATCGCCCCTATAAAGCCCCTGCCGCAGTGACAGCCAGGCACCGCAGCTTGCACTGCTACATCCGTCGCTATAGCAGCACGGTGGAAGCCAAGGGAGAAATCGAACAGGAACTCCTGAGCCTTACCGCCAAGGTGCCTTTCGATGATCGATTCCACCAAGGCGCCCGTGTCAACGACCTGTCTAAACCGCTGATGAAAAACTTCCTGCAAGAGATCGGCAGCGCCCTTGCAGAAGACGCTGACAACCTGTCAATCGAGGCGTTAGGCCGACAAATGAACGTTGTAGGCGGCCCAACTGAATCACCGTGGCCCAAGAATGTAGGTCTGATGTTCTTCAGCGACACGCCCGAGCGATTCTTCGCCGGGACACAGATTGATGTGCTGTGGTTTCCAGAAGGAGCGGGTGGCGACCGTTTTGACGAAAAAATCTTTAAAGGGCCTGTCGCAACCATTACCCGCGAGGCCTTGGCCTACATTCAGCGCAATTATCTCCGTGAAACAGTGATCAAGCATTCAGATCGTGCCGAGGCCTCGCGAGTCTGGAACTTCCCTTTTCCGGCGGTTGAAGAGGCATTGGTCAACGCTGTGTATCACCGCTCCTATGAGGAGCGCGAACCCATCGAGGTTCGAATCAGCCAGGACGAGTTGGTGATTTTGAGCTTTCCAGGGCCTGATCGATCTATTCATCTGGAAGACTTGCGAGCCGGTCGCGCCGTGAGTCGTCGTTACCGCAACAGGAGAATCGGGGAGTTCTTGAAAGAACTGGACCTGACCGAAGGCCGCTCGACCGGCATCCCTAAAATCCTCAAGGTCATGGCTGCCAATGGCTCTCCCGCCCCTATATTTGAAACCGACGACGAGCGGATTTCCTATGTGGTGCGGCTGCAGGCACACCCTCAATCGCAGAGCACTGAAGCAATGACCATGGAAGTCACCATGGAAGTCACCATGGAAGTCGCTGCGCTTTTGCAAGTCATGGAAGGTGATATGAGTAGACAGGAACTACAAACCGCCATGAGCCTGAAAAACGCAGATCACTTCCGCAAGGCTTACATACTGCCGGCCATTGCTGCCGGAGCTCTTGAAATGACGCATCCAGGGCAACCCAACAGTCGGCTGCAACGCTATCGCCTGACGAGTAAAGGCTTGCAATGGCTCAAAGCCAATGACACTAAAATGTGA
- the prmA gene encoding 50S ribosomal protein L11 methyltransferase, with translation MPWLQVRLAISPEQAETYEDAFLEVGAVSVTFMDAEDQPIFEPELNTTPLWSHTHLLALFEDGTEAASVLAHMELLTGGPLPEHHSEIIEDQDWERSWMDGFQPMRFGERLWIVPSWHAAPEPDAVNLLLDPGLAFGTGTHPTTALCLEWLDGQDLKDCKVLDFGCGSGILAIAALLLGAKEAVGTDIDVQALEASRDNAGRNNIAEALFPLYLPEDLPQVQADVLVANILAGPLVSLAPQLSSLVKPGGRLALSGILAEQGEEVAKAYAQDFDLDPIANRDGWVRITGRRR, from the coding sequence ATGCCTTGGCTGCAAGTCCGTCTCGCCATCAGCCCAGAACAAGCCGAAACCTACGAAGACGCTTTCCTTGAAGTGGGCGCCGTGTCGGTGACCTTCATGGACGCCGAAGATCAGCCGATCTTCGAGCCGGAACTCAACACCACGCCGCTGTGGTCCCATACACACCTGCTGGCCCTGTTCGAGGACGGCACCGAAGCCGCCAGCGTATTGGCCCACATGGAATTGCTGACCGGCGGCCCGCTGCCCGAGCATCACAGCGAAATCATCGAAGACCAGGACTGGGAACGCAGCTGGATGGATGGCTTCCAGCCGATGCGTTTTGGTGAGCGCCTGTGGATTGTGCCGAGCTGGCACGCCGCGCCTGAACCGGACGCGGTGAACCTGCTGCTCGACCCGGGCCTGGCGTTCGGCACCGGCACCCACCCGACTACCGCGCTGTGCCTGGAATGGCTCGACGGCCAGGACCTGAAGGACTGCAAGGTGCTGGACTTCGGTTGTGGCTCGGGGATTCTGGCCATCGCCGCCCTGCTGCTGGGCGCCAAGGAAGCCGTCGGCACTGACATCGACGTGCAAGCCCTGGAAGCCTCCCGCGATAACGCCGGGCGCAACAACATTGCCGAAGCGTTGTTCCCGCTGTACCTGCCGGAAGACCTGCCGCAGGTTCAGGCTGATGTGCTGGTCGCGAATATCCTCGCCGGCCCGCTGGTTTCATTGGCGCCGCAACTGTCCAGCCTGGTCAAGCCGGGCGGTCGCCTGGCGCTGTCGGGCATCCTTGCCGAGCAAGGTGAAGAAGTCGCCAAGGCCTACGCCCAGGACTTCGATCTGGACCCGATTGCCAATCGTGATGGCTGGGTGCGCATCACTGGCCGTCGGCGCTAG
- a CDS encoding DUF3426 domain-containing protein produces MTDSFVTQCPHCQTSFRVSHAQLSVARGVVRCGSCLQVFNAAKQLLEQRASQDAVKPVAPAVVEPPVRAISQKQWSATEMDLDSLDLDQELARLEQREIQPTTEFGRHRENGLSARRDSVEHDEEPWSDSLFSESAADRAQAVEADQRNTQAESSKHARTEPSFSLEPVDLDDEPHVPQLRLNDPLDMPLHHDRLSATDAPDDDLPPVAHLRKRHERSESTERVDALQDLSDDPLQLDWQKRRSPWGRRFFWLVLILLGAGALVGQYVAYHFEELARQDQYRPWFQQLCPQIGCTVPSKVDIAKVKSSNLVVRSHPDFSGALVVDAIIYNRAAFSQPFPLLELRFADLNGHLIASRRFKPGEYLNGDLEGMAEMPPQTPIHIALDILDPGPKAVNYSLSFHSPE; encoded by the coding sequence ATGACCGACAGCTTCGTCACTCAGTGCCCGCATTGCCAAACCAGCTTCCGCGTCAGCCATGCTCAATTGAGCGTGGCCCGTGGAGTGGTTCGCTGTGGCTCCTGCCTGCAAGTGTTCAACGCCGCCAAGCAACTGCTTGAGCAGCGCGCCAGCCAGGACGCGGTCAAACCGGTCGCCCCGGCTGTCGTCGAGCCGCCGGTACGGGCCATCAGCCAAAAGCAGTGGTCTGCCACCGAGATGGATCTGGACAGCCTCGACCTGGATCAGGAACTCGCCCGGCTTGAACAGCGGGAAATCCAGCCGACCACGGAATTTGGCCGGCACCGCGAAAACGGCCTCAGCGCTCGCCGCGACTCTGTGGAACACGACGAAGAGCCTTGGTCCGACAGCCTCTTCAGCGAATCGGCGGCGGATCGCGCCCAAGCGGTCGAAGCCGACCAACGGAACACGCAGGCAGAATCGAGCAAGCACGCGCGCACTGAACCGTCGTTCTCGCTGGAACCGGTTGATCTGGACGACGAGCCGCATGTGCCGCAACTGCGGCTGAATGATCCGCTCGACATGCCCCTGCACCACGATCGCCTGTCGGCAACCGATGCACCTGACGATGACCTGCCCCCGGTCGCCCACCTGCGCAAGCGACACGAACGCAGCGAGTCGACGGAACGTGTCGATGCCTTGCAGGACCTGAGCGACGACCCGCTGCAACTCGATTGGCAAAAGCGCCGCTCACCCTGGGGCCGACGGTTTTTCTGGCTGGTGCTGATCCTGCTCGGTGCTGGCGCGCTGGTCGGTCAGTACGTCGCCTACCATTTCGAAGAACTGGCCCGCCAGGACCAATACCGTCCGTGGTTCCAGCAACTGTGCCCGCAAATCGGCTGCACGGTGCCCTCCAAGGTCGACATCGCCAAAGTAAAAAGCAGCAACCTGGTGGTGCGCAGCCATCCGGACTTCAGCGGCGCGCTGGTGGTGGATGCCATCATTTATAACCGCGCGGCCTTCTCCCAGCCTTTCCCATTGCTGGAACTGCGCTTTGCCGACCTCAATGGTCATCTGATCGCCAGTCGTCGCTTCAAACCCGGCGAGTACCTCAACGGCGACCTCGAAGGGATGGCAGAGATGCCACCCCAAACGCCGATCCACATCGCGCTGGATATCCTCGATCCAGGCCCCAAAGCGGTGAACTACAGCCTGAGCTTCCATTCGCCCGAGTGA
- the dusB gene encoding tRNA dihydrouridine synthase DusB, protein MSAVRIGPYTLHNGLILAPMAGVTDQPFRQLCKRLGAGLVVSEMVTSDMSLWNTRKSRMRMIHEGDPEPRSVQIAGGDAQMLADAARANVELGAQIIDINMGCPAKKVCNKAAGSALLKDEALVTEILQAVVAAVDVPVTLKIRTGWDRDNKNGLTVAKIAEQAGITALAVHGRTRADLYTGEAEYDTIAAIKQAVSIPVFANGDIDSPEKARYVLDATGADGLLVGRAAQGRPWIFREIDHFLRTGEKLPALELIEVERILLEHLAALHVFYGDVMGVRIARKHVGWYLATLPGAREFRAHFNRLEDTEAQCANVQGFFAERYKSLTGDGDEVAA, encoded by the coding sequence ATGTCGGCGGTACGCATCGGTCCATATACATTGCACAACGGCTTGATCCTCGCCCCGATGGCGGGGGTCACCGACCAGCCCTTTCGTCAGCTGTGCAAGCGACTGGGCGCAGGACTTGTAGTCTCGGAAATGGTCACCAGCGACATGAGCTTGTGGAACACCCGCAAATCGCGGATGCGCATGATTCACGAAGGTGATCCCGAGCCACGCTCGGTACAGATCGCCGGTGGCGATGCGCAGATGCTGGCGGATGCGGCCCGGGCCAATGTCGAACTGGGCGCACAGATTATTGATATCAACATGGGCTGTCCGGCGAAAAAGGTCTGCAACAAGGCCGCCGGTTCCGCGCTGTTGAAAGATGAAGCACTGGTTACCGAGATCCTGCAGGCCGTAGTGGCTGCGGTTGATGTGCCGGTCACCCTGAAGATCCGCACGGGCTGGGACCGGGACAACAAGAACGGTCTGACCGTGGCGAAGATCGCCGAGCAGGCAGGCATCACGGCGTTGGCGGTCCATGGCCGCACCCGTGCCGACCTGTACACCGGCGAAGCCGAGTACGACACGATTGCCGCGATCAAGCAGGCGGTGTCGATTCCGGTCTTCGCCAATGGCGACATCGATTCACCCGAGAAGGCCCGGTACGTGCTCGACGCGACCGGTGCCGATGGCCTGTTGGTAGGCCGGGCTGCCCAGGGGCGGCCATGGATTTTTCGCGAGATCGACCATTTCCTGCGTACCGGCGAGAAACTCCCGGCGCTGGAACTGATCGAGGTGGAACGCATTCTGCTAGAGCATCTGGCTGCGCTGCACGTCTTCTATGGAGATGTCATGGGCGTACGCATTGCTCGAAAGCATGTGGGCTGGTATCTCGCAACCTTGCCGGGCGCCAGGGAGTTCCGCGCCCACTTCAATCGTTTGGAAGATACGGAAGCACAATGCGCCAACGTTCAGGGCTTCTTCGCCGAACGTTACAAGAGCCTGACAGGGGACGGAGACGAGGTGGCCGCATGA
- the fis gene encoding DNA-binding transcriptional regulator Fis — MTMMTETLVSGTTPVSDNVNLKQHLNTPSEEGQTLRGSVEKALHNYFAHLEGAAVTDVYNLVLSEVEAPLLECVMNYVKGNQTKASELLGLNRGTLRKKLKQYDLL, encoded by the coding sequence ATGACGATGATGACCGAGACTTTAGTGAGTGGAACAACACCCGTGAGCGACAACGTGAATTTGAAACAGCACCTCAATACGCCGAGCGAAGAAGGTCAGACCCTTCGCGGGAGTGTCGAGAAGGCGCTGCACAATTATTTCGCCCACCTTGAGGGCGCTGCCGTCACGGATGTGTACAACCTGGTGCTCTCCGAAGTCGAGGCTCCCCTGCTCGAGTGCGTGATGAACTACGTCAAGGGCAACCAGACCAAGGCCAGCGAGCTGCTCGGGCTGAACCGAGGCACGCTGCGCAAGAAACTCAAGCAGTACGATTTGCTGTAA